The following are encoded together in the Bacillaceae bacterium S4-13-56 genome:
- a CDS encoding transposase, with product MPYKKRVYIADRFYHIVCRGNRRDPLFRNTSDFQAFLHILQQLYEKYPFELASYCLMNNHYHLQLRSKEIPISKLMALINKRYANYYNTKYRLTGHVYEKRFYDKIIEDKLGMLEVSRYIHLNPVEARMVKSPELYPWSSYMYYKNGNSSAPCYMNINSLLDYYEGTTTQKREKYLVTVTPRNLSNVGRIEV from the coding sequence ATGCCCTATAAGAAAAGAGTATATATCGCAGATCGATTCTATCATATTGTTTGTAGGGGAAACCGCCGTGACCCTTTGTTTCGGAATACCAGTGACTTTCAAGCCTTTCTCCATATCTTGCAGCAACTCTATGAAAAGTACCCCTTCGAATTAGCTTCTTATTGCCTCATGAATAATCATTACCATTTACAATTACGTTCAAAAGAAATACCGATTTCAAAGCTAATGGCGTTGATCAATAAGCGTTACGCCAATTACTATAATACAAAATACCGCTTAACAGGCCACGTCTATGAGAAGCGGTTTTATGATAAGATTATTGAGGACAAACTAGGCATGTTAGAGGTCAGCCGTTACATCCATCTTAATCCAGTCGAGGCAAGAATGGTTAAGTCGCCAGAACTTTATCCGTGGAGCAGCTATATGTATTATAAGAATGGGAATTCATCAGCCCCATGTTATATGAATATAAATAGTTTACTAGATTACTATGAAGGGACAACAACGCAGAAACGGGAAAAGTACTTGGTCACAGTGACGCCCCGGAATTTGTCGAATGTTGGCAGGATAGAAGTGTAG
- a CDS encoding YifB family Mg chelatase-like AAA ATPase, translated as MTVKVSSVGLKGLEGYRVQVEVRISQDKESMVIVGLPDASVKESRERVLASIAHFDLDVTDKKVVVNLSPSDQKKNGSLFDLAIAIAALKELNEIKRDIPPEAAFIGALSLDGTVVSGEGILPAVIAAEGLGIHRVYLPYDPVLPLHMLKDIECVVVHHIEEVVQHLEGQESLSLHAHSSQMEQLPDTPTAHQKDFCHVIGHEQAKRALEIAAAGEHNLLLSGPPGCGKSLLAETFPSILPALTNQAQLEVISLYQLAGEKRTQYQLVPFRHPHHSTSAVAIIGGGSNPRPGEISMAHRGVLFLDEIAEFSKKTLDMLRQPLETGEVTISRVHSTVTYPSSFILVGAMNPCPCGYLGSHHHYCTCSQKQIQAYRNRLSGPIYDRIDILLSLQSVNVNQPSKVQENSKDIRKRVEAARLRQFERYQQEVSNAKVPFETLVEMSALTAEQKRRLTQVSSKQNWSNRVQIKIIRLARTISDLSGEERIADQAIWEAMNLRRWGQNKQQSIARET; from the coding sequence ATGACTGTCAAGGTTTCAAGTGTTGGGTTAAAAGGTTTGGAAGGCTACCGTGTGCAGGTTGAGGTGAGGATTTCGCAAGACAAGGAATCGATGGTGATTGTAGGGCTGCCTGATGCTTCGGTTAAGGAATCACGAGAGCGGGTTTTAGCCTCGATTGCTCATTTTGATTTAGATGTTACCGACAAGAAGGTAGTCGTGAATCTTTCACCGTCTGATCAAAAGAAAAATGGATCCCTGTTTGATTTGGCAATTGCGATTGCTGCATTAAAAGAATTGAATGAAATTAAGCGTGACATTCCACCTGAGGCGGCGTTTATTGGTGCTTTATCACTTGATGGTACGGTTGTGAGTGGGGAAGGTATATTGCCTGCTGTTATTGCTGCTGAGGGGCTAGGGATTCACCGAGTCTATTTACCGTATGATCCTGTTCTACCGCTTCATATGCTAAAGGATATAGAATGTGTGGTTGTGCACCATATCGAGGAGGTGGTTCAGCATCTGGAAGGTCAAGAAAGTTTGTCCTTACACGCACACTCATCTCAAATGGAGCAATTGCCAGATACCCCTACCGCTCATCAAAAGGACTTTTGTCATGTGATTGGCCATGAACAAGCGAAAAGAGCCTTAGAAATTGCGGCTGCTGGTGAACATAATCTCCTCTTGAGTGGTCCACCGGGCTGTGGGAAAAGCTTGTTGGCTGAGACATTTCCATCTATTTTACCTGCCTTAACAAATCAAGCTCAGCTAGAGGTGATTAGTCTTTATCAGTTAGCGGGTGAAAAGCGCACCCAATATCAACTTGTTCCCTTCAGGCATCCACATCATTCTACTTCTGCTGTCGCCATTATTGGTGGTGGGTCGAACCCGCGACCTGGTGAAATTTCAATGGCTCATCGCGGCGTACTTTTTCTCGATGAGATTGCAGAATTCTCTAAGAAGACACTTGATATGTTACGCCAACCGCTAGAAACGGGTGAGGTGACAATTAGTAGAGTTCACTCTACCGTGACATATCCTTCTTCATTCATCCTCGTTGGCGCGATGAACCCTTGTCCGTGCGGATACCTCGGTTCTCATCATCATTATTGCACCTGTTCCCAAAAGCAAATTCAAGCCTATCGAAATCGGTTGTCAGGTCCTATTTATGACAGAATTGATATCCTCTTATCCTTACAGTCGGTAAATGTAAACCAGCCCTCTAAGGTGCAAGAAAACTCAAAAGATATTCGTAAACGTGTGGAAGCAGCACGCCTACGCCAGTTTGAACGCTATCAACAAGAAGTATCCAATGCGAAAGTTCCATTTGAAACCTTGGTTGAAATGAGTGCCTTGACAGCGGAACAGAAAAGGAGACTCACCCAAGTTTCTTCTAAACAAAACTGGAGCAATCGTGTCCAGATTAAAATTATCAGACTCGCAAGGACCATTTCTGATTTATCAGGAGAAGAACGCATAGCTGATCAAGCCATTTGGGAAGCAATGAACTTAAGACGCTGGGGTCAGAATAAACAACAATCAATTGCGAGGGAAACGTGA
- a CDS encoding SEC-C metal-binding domain-containing protein, protein MSQLMEYIIALTNLYGMVHKDKVLEIYNSQNEVQGSLADVEELLSSPTEELEKAFIYPHQDYFVHETILENNDFDSMLRRKADKPHYVPNKNELLKYVDEGYFEKSKQYMALLKYIKKNFFKGDDEKAAEWLCEDIHGTCQFGADMQTILDAFNERGISFDDMDQVNEVMKLVMELSNNIRIWENNGHTPHEIFENFEKPHLRPLPDKPFEFGGSNVIDMNSRKKIGRNDPCLCGSGKKYKKCCLGKDEN, encoded by the coding sequence ATGAGCCAATTAATGGAATACATTATAGCATTAACAAACCTTTACGGAATGGTTCATAAGGACAAAGTTTTAGAAATCTACAACAGCCAAAATGAAGTCCAGGGCAGTCTAGCCGATGTAGAGGAGCTTCTCAGCAGTCCAACGGAAGAATTGGAAAAGGCATTCATCTATCCTCATCAAGATTACTTTGTCCATGAGACCATCTTAGAAAATAATGACTTTGACTCGATGTTAAGGAGAAAAGCCGATAAGCCTCATTATGTTCCAAACAAGAATGAACTCCTCAAATATGTTGATGAAGGTTACTTTGAAAAATCAAAGCAATACATGGCTCTTTTGAAATATATAAAGAAGAACTTTTTTAAAGGCGATGATGAGAAGGCCGCCGAATGGCTCTGTGAAGATATTCATGGTACATGTCAGTTTGGAGCGGATATGCAGACCATTTTAGATGCTTTCAACGAACGAGGTATTAGCTTCGATGATATGGACCAGGTCAATGAAGTGATGAAGCTTGTTATGGAACTCTCTAATAATATTAGGATATGGGAAAACAATGGGCATACACCTCATGAAATATTTGAAAATTTTGAGAAGCCGCACTTAAGACCACTTCCTGATAAGCCCTTTGAGTTTGGCGGTTCTAATGTTATAGATATGAATTCCAGGAAGAAAATCGGCAGGAACGATCCATGTCTCTGTGGCAGCGGTAAAAAATATAAGAAGTGTTGTTTGGGGAAAGATGAAAACTAA
- a CDS encoding bacteriophage abortive infection AbiH family protein, whose protein sequence is MSEDTIYLLKCIECGTKFFTEGERDFYNSKGLNMPKRCKVCRDKKKARYEQDQKESEKLEKQKELGEFLSTLPLKQIEKTEIPLADSATSLFIIGNGFDIMHGVKSSYYNFRDTIGRHNILRFTLENYIRQDDVWGNFEDGLAYLDREMMLGTLDDWLDDFDVLDENDDDFSAADYFAAQDIATSQVYILTQELPKRFRKWINTLEPHSLTQPLEDVLKVEARFINFNYTEFLETIYGVPRKNVLYIHGDRRDKKAQLVLGHGHDIEEVFEEWYESNKNRKEFQPKLFEKDRRYDHNDNPVYLGYFLKDETKGNWKSQMRYDAINNTLGLIEDYYENSAKKTSEVIFRNQSYFKSLEGIKNIVVIGHSLSKVDYPYFKEIIKYNKNSSELKWFISWYSSDGLKKITKFLSDMQILAENVKLFRA, encoded by the coding sequence CAATTTATTTGTTGAAATGCATTGAGTGTGGTACGAAATTTTTTACAGAAGGGGAACGGGATTTTTATAACAGCAAAGGTCTCAATATGCCCAAACGATGCAAGGTGTGCCGTGATAAAAAGAAGGCTCGGTATGAGCAGGATCAAAAAGAAAGCGAAAAACTAGAAAAGCAAAAAGAACTCGGAGAGTTTCTATCAACTTTACCTCTTAAGCAGATAGAAAAGACAGAAATACCTTTGGCTGATTCTGCTACCTCGCTTTTCATAATAGGTAATGGATTCGATATAATGCATGGTGTCAAGTCCAGCTATTACAATTTCAGAGATACTATCGGAAGACATAATATATTGAGATTCACATTGGAAAACTATATCAGACAAGATGATGTATGGGGGAATTTTGAAGATGGCTTAGCATATTTAGATAGGGAAATGATGCTTGGAACCCTTGATGACTGGTTAGATGACTTTGATGTGCTTGACGAAAACGATGATGATTTTTCGGCTGCAGATTACTTTGCTGCTCAAGATATTGCTACATCTCAAGTATATATTCTAACTCAGGAACTTCCTAAGAGGTTCAGAAAATGGATAAACACATTAGAACCCCATAGCCTGACTCAGCCTCTAGAAGATGTATTAAAGGTGGAGGCGCGATTTATCAACTTTAATTATACTGAGTTTTTAGAAACAATCTATGGAGTGCCCAGAAAGAATGTTTTATATATCCACGGCGATAGAAGAGATAAGAAAGCACAACTTGTTTTGGGACATGGGCATGATATAGAAGAAGTATTTGAAGAATGGTATGAATCCAACAAAAATCGGAAGGAATTTCAACCAAAACTGTTTGAAAAAGATCGTCGATATGATCATAATGATAATCCAGTTTATTTAGGATACTTCTTAAAAGATGAAACAAAGGGAAATTGGAAGAGTCAAATGAGATATGATGCAATTAATAATACACTTGGCCTTATTGAAGATTATTATGAAAACTCAGCCAAGAAGACCAGTGAAGTTATATTCAGGAATCAGTCCTACTTCAAATCGCTGGAAGGCATCAAAAATATTGTTGTGATTGGACATTCATTATCGAAAGTTGATTATCCATATTTTAAAGAAATTATTAAATATAATAAGAACAGCTCCGAATTGAAGTGGTTCATTAGCTGGTATAGCTCAGATGGATTAAAGAAAATAACTAAATTTTTGTCGGACATGCAAATATTAGCTGAGAATGTTAAACTTTTTAGAGCTTAA